Below is a genomic region from Medicago truncatula cultivar Jemalong A17 chromosome 3, MtrunA17r5.0-ANR, whole genome shotgun sequence.
CTCGTACAAATTTTCCTTTTAGTTTAAGTGGTGCTTTCATATCACATAAAACTTCAGGCTCATCTCCATTTCAACCATCAAACTtgggtgccatttaatttgggaaaggagaattcttttccaccatgggaaagttgatcatgtccattagattaaataagGAACATATttctatcatactctctcaaccactgaattatttttttatactatctttcacatgggtgtgtggggacatgaaagagggagtgtgaaagatagtataaaaaaataatctagtggttgagagagtatgataggaatatgttcctcatttaatctaatggacatgatcaacttttccatggtgggaaagaactctcctttcccaaattaaatggtaCCTCAAACTTGAATTCGATAGTTTATATCTAGTTCTATTTTTTCGTCGTCTTATAATATAGACCCAAGAAATTTAAATTGTGTAACTTGTGGTATGATATGATCTTCAACTTTCATCTATAAGTTAGAAACACTTCACCTTTTGCTAAACTTGCATTTCATATACTCtgtcttttttcttcttagtCGGTATCCATAAGTTTTTAAGACCCGTTTTTAAGTCTCTAACCTCCCATTTAATTCCTCATTTAACTCTATAAGTAGAATTATATCATctgcaaagaaaagaaaaaatacatctTAAGTTTTTGTTTCTCTCACCGCCTTCTTGGTCTTTTTCATGGTTATCTTATAATTTCTCAAGCTTTGATATTTTGACACCTAAACTAATCTTTTAAATATTTCCTTTTGACTCTAATTTTACGTTCAAGAGTTTCATTTCACCACCAATATTAATTCTTTATCACTAGGTTCGAAACCTCTTGATTCTCTCAACatctcgttttttttttctaccccTCATGTGACATCTTGTTCcacaaatatttaataaaataaattatttttccacTGCATATGATGTTGATCTCTTCTAACTTAAGGGACCGTTTGGTGCGCAGGATAAAGAGACAGGATATGATAACACTATCATATTCTATTTAAATCCTTTGTTTGGTGCACCAATATGAAAGGATAATCGAAACCTATTGCTAATTCTATCCTATCAATCCTTTGTTATTTTAATCCTTAGTTTTAGCTGGGTTAGCAACCTGATAGGATAAACAAGCGTATTTCTTATTCCTCACAGAACAGAACCATGTTCGACTCCCATACTCTACCTTTCACGTTCCTCTGCAAGTAATTTTTAAACGATTCTTCAATTTCTATATCCTCAATTTACCTCTTTCATCCATGGAATTCGTTGTGCATCCATGGAAATATCTATATCCCCAATCGTATCCTATCAATTCTTAAGGTAATTTCTATAATAACCCAATTTGTTGTGAATCCATGAAAATCAACAAATTCTGGTGGTTTAGTGTGCATCGATGGAAATCAAGGAGAATTCAATAGGCTTGCTCTGTTAATGGGCAAAAAAGCTACAAAATTAACaactagaaaataaataaattaagagcTGTACAATTAACATAGATTCTAGATGGATGAATCAAAGAAGTAATGGCTTCTATAAAGAATTAAAAACGAAAGAATTACAGAACCAGAAACGAGAAAAAGGAGCAGAAAGGCGATGAGAACGAAAGAGATGAGTGGTGCAAAAATTAGAAATTAACCAGGACCCTTTTTTTAGATCGAACGGTTGccatatatgataaaataatattatcaatttTCTAATCATGTGTACACCAAACACGTGATATGATAACTGTTTACCCTGTTACTATCATATCATATTCTTATCCAATTTCATATCCTATTTCTATCCTATCATACGCACCAAATGGGCTCTAAAGGTCTCAAATTCAAATTCGAACTTAGACATACagtaatattgaaaaaatttatgAGAGTTTGCCATCCATTTAGATATCACAAGACTCAAGAAACTAGTATATGCAATTGCATGCGAAGGATACTCAGTTtacgttttttttaaagaaatgggTTAAACCCGGTGCTCTAACAACAAGAAAGAGAAACTAAAAGTCTCTATGAATGGTAATGGCACTCTCATTGACCAATAAGATTAAAGATGTAAAATGAGTAATAACATCAAACATCCTATTAGGACCAACCATTTGAAGACCATATTTGGCAAGACATCGCCAATTGGTTCGCTTCGCAACACACGAGTCTAGGAATAGTGCTTCGACCAAAGCAAGATATCAACGATCTGATTAACCAACATTTTGGTaataattttaccaaattaatattaaggaatgaaataaataGTCAAATATCataacaattttatcaaattatcctaatcaattattgatttttttttattaaagaaaaaataatattttggaagtagtgtaacaAAGTATTAATTGAAtggtataattgaaaagaaaaagttattattgcattgaaaattgaaagtgacattcattttgaaacaatttttgcctaaaacgacactcattttgaaacggagggagtaagacACATGAAAAGATTGTTtaagaattaaataataaagtgatattatattttagttaaaTCGTCATAGTCATAATCTAGTCTTGTCCATGCATTGAAGGAGCAAGGAGTAGAACTCAATTGATGAATTGTAACACCGAGAGGACATGCAAACCAGACCATTTTGCCCGTTCACGCTCCATAAAAAGATGATCAATAGTTTCATTATGTTGATCACAAAAAGTACTCAATGGAGTGCAATTCActcctcttttattttaaatagagATGATTTCTCCGAGAGTATGTCGTGCAATATCCGCCACATCAAGTGGACATGACAAATAATGGTTTTGAGATTCCACAGACCATACCTGCTTCTCATTTTCCATACTCCTGGTTAGACTGAAGAGATTCATTTCTATTCTTCAAGAATTTATATGTGAAGACTGCAACGAAAAGAAGCCACTCTTGTTGGACAATTTATAGCACCTCAAAAGGAAGGAATCAGCTGTCCTAAGGGAAGGGGGGGCATTGCGTCCACATAGACATCTGGGGAACCGGGAGAACAAAAAATATCATGTAGAACAGAAGGATTACATCAGATCGAACTGATTGCgatatttatttgataatataAAATTAGGCTGCATAATGTTTTAATTACAAGGAAAATTGGCAGAGGGGGGGAGGCAAAAAGAATGGGGAGGTAACTAAATTAGAAAATGGTGTCTATTCCAAGTCTCCTTTTGGGAGGATTCTTATCTATGATCTGCTTCTCCAAGTCCATAAATGTAGAGCCCTTGTTAGCAAATAGTCTCCTCAAGTTGATTACAGAAAGTTCGCTGAAGTTGGCAACAGCAAGATCAGCTTGCCCCAAATCATACCTGCAGGTTTCATTATCCATCAGTTTCTAAATGccaaaagaataataataacatacaAAAAATTCATGTACTAAAGTGTTCATTTCAATACAAGGGAATACAACTAATTTGATGTTATTAACTCAACCGAATTTTATGTACTCTTGAGTATGTTTCAtggaattttattttcatatattaacATCGTGTGCTATTTATTTATGCATTAACGAGAATTACTCACGCGCGATATGCTCCAATCAATGCTACAGCCATCATTGTGCAATTGTGCGCAGCAGTTACTCCTCGAGGATCATCTTCGAAAACAACACACTTGGAAGGTTTCCGATCAAGCTGCAAGGCATTTTAGGCAAACAAGTCAAAAATTAGCACCAAATTATAGGAAGAATGAGAAAGAATTTATGGAAGATTTGCCCGAAACTTAGGTAGTGGAAACTAATCCCACCAAATGCAACATCTCAATAATGGCGCTTTCGGCCATTAGCATTTATTGTTATTGATGTCTAAGGCCACACGATTAGCAGCAGCAATTAGTTAGGAACAATATCATTGCAGCCAAAAGAATTCCATGTTGTACTAGGAAACTCTAGCTATCGGGATTTTAATGTGAAACGAACCATTAACTTGACCTTTAAAACTACATCACTCAGCCCACAtctttgaaaaggaaaatattaaattctccCATCTCAGTTTGCACTGAATAACTCAATGAAAAAATAGCCCTCATAATACCTTCGACTTTAAAATACAAGAATAGAATACGACTTTATGTTTCATCATTACTACATAGGAGactaatatttttactttcagAACACATTGCTATTTACTAATTTAGTAGAACTGCATTGTTGCCCAAATGTAATTATCCTATACTGTAATAAATAgtgataataaaataataatcattcgAAGACAGTTATATTTCATCAACATGCAATATACAGGTGGAATTGTACCTTGACAGCAGCAGAAAGAAATCTATGAGCTATTGACTCCATCCCATCCTCCTCTGTCACAATTGCCTGCAAAACCAATAAGGCAATCAAAAAATGGCAAATTCATGATCTTGTTAGGTCTATTTATAtaagttaaaacttaaaaattagtTCTAGCCATAAAGAGGCCAAGTTGGATTTACTCGTGAAAAATAAACTTCTAAAAAGAATAATCCCTATAATAAATCTTgtcataaatcaaattaaaacatttttctttatgcGAGTATGCTAACAGCATTCTTCCAAAATATACTGACAATAACTCAAACTATAGTAGACATTATAACCAGCACTCAGCAAACTAcgtaaattaattatattataattggCCATGATGAAGTAAGTAAAAAAGGATCTTCTGCTCTTTGAATATAATAACCTAAGATCAAGTAAAGTTTTTCATTAATGCTACCAACATGCTTTTAAATGACGTGATATGGGAAGCAacaataattcatattttttaactctCCCAAAATGTTACCAACCTGAAAGTACTTATCGAGCCCCATTCGTTGCAAAGCTTCTACCATATTTTTTCTATCAAGACTTGAAACGACAGCACAGGGAATGCGAGCTGTATAAACCGCTTCCAACCAGTCTTTCAAGCCCTCCGTTGGTCTTTCAACCTAGACAAATTTATATGCTATATACATCAGGATTATTCCATCAAGACACTAAATAATAGCCATCGCAACAAATCAAGGAAACAACTTACTTTCAGAAGATTATCGTAATATATTTGAGAAAACCTCAACTTCAGTCTATCCAGCTCACTTTCATCCTTATTAGAGAGAAAATGCTGCAAATTAAGGCTAATCAGCAAAAATAAGATTTGCGTAATTAATACAAAGTTTGAGATTTCTAATAATGGAACTATCTTCTAATAAGTATTTCCTTCATAATTCAATgacaacataaaacaaattgtcaaaagaaaaaccaaCTAACCTTATTCAATACATTATCAGCACCTGTATTAAGCATTAACCTTTCAATATCAGCATCTTCAGGAATATCCTTTCCTGCATAGAAATGTTATACAACTACAATAGTTGAGTTGAACAAATGAAGCTATAAGTTATACTTTCTCATGTAGTAGTAATTCtatcctttaattttttattccatCCATCCAAAAGGGCATGCTAAAAATCAATCCATCTAAGTCCTACAAAGTACAAACTCAATCACAACGATTAACATACCCTCTTCAGAGGCAAGCTGGTTCCATGCCTTCCTCTTCAGAGCTCGAGTATCAGCCTGAAACAAATTGCATTCAGTTACCAGATAATAAGCAATAACTCCTTTAAACTGAGTGAATTCACAATATTATGTGCAGTGCAATCAAGTTCTCTTTTCTCAAAAACCAATAGTTTTAAAAGTTTGTCTCGCTTCCACAAGCAAGGAAGCACTGACATTTTAAAAAGAGTATCCTTGTTGTGTTATACACTCTATCAGTCAAACACTTCACAGACACTTTTTGGTTGTACTGTGTAGTTTTCCCCTTTTTTTGAACTTTATACCAATACAGACACGAAAATACCGCAAGAATTAAATATACAGCATTTTATGATAACTTAATGATAACTCAAGTTGACTTATAAAGTATTGATTCTCGGTTGAGTTTTGACTTAAGATCGTGGTGCACCAGTTTGTGTTGTATGGTATCTGTGCTTTTTGTCTCACAGCCACATGTGATCGtggtagcaccgacacttcagaCCGAAGACGTGTCCAGTGTCCAGCACATGCTAGTGTCGGACACCGGCACGGTACCAACACTTGTGTTATTTTGATCACTTccatttcttaaattattaccaAAATCTATGTGTCAGTGTTGTATCGTGTGTCCCGTGTCCAAACTTGTGTTTCATtgcaataataatatatatatatatatatatatatatatatatgccagAAACTCAATTTGCATAACTTAACATGTCTTAAATTAAACACTGAAAAATACTATAGTAAAGACAAGTAGACAACCATGTGATGGGAGTATGTGACACGTTTCagtcctaaaaaaaaaaacctgaaaaCTTGAGTtatcatgaattaaaaaaaaaaacttaccacCACATTATCCCAAGAGAAGATAAGACCATAAGCCTCATCTGGCTTCATAGCATAGCGTATACGCTGAAGAATACCATCTTGTAACTTATCATTCAAATAGTCCTATTTTCAACAACAATTACCATATTTCAATCATCAATTACACACTACTTACTtccaaaaaattcatttatggTAACAAAAATTCCATACCACATCAACTTTCAACGGTCCATCCGCCCGAAAAGTCTCAAATCCTTCCCCATATTCAGCCCCAATTGCCTGAAATTGAAGAAACAACACCAAACACATGgaccaataaaaaaacagtCTTTAACATGAATTTGAacactaaaataaagtttaaaacgaaaaaaaaaaaatgagtagtAGAGTTACCTCTTGGACGAAAAGTTTATTAGGTGTTAACTGAATTCCATTAAGACAACCAAATTCATCAGACCCAGAAGTACAACGGGTAATTAACCGATTCTTAACCAACCCCAACCGCTTAAATTTCTGTAAAAACAatatcaagtaaaaaaaaaaaaattaacaaaagttcagcataaatgaacaaaaaaaatactaaaaaattgCACCATTGAATTGGGAGAAGGAGAAGATTGAAGACGAGAAGGGTGAGAGAGAGGAATTGAATGAGAAGTGGCTCTGCAGTTGGAGAAAGTAGTGGAGTTCATTGTTGTTCGACACGCAACAACGTTGTTGTTACGGAGAGAagtagaagatgatgatgtttttttGCTGCGGTTTTGGTTTCACTCTATGTTTGTGTTTTCataaatttcatttattatttctttattttgagGTTTAATTTAAGATTTAAATATCATGATTgtggataattttattttattttttgacaaaagtgaTTGTGGATAATTATttggtcaaaaacaaaatttggtcaaaaaaatgaaaaatacttgTGATTGTGGTGCATCCTGGTGGGTGGTGGTAGTAGTGTAGTGGCTATTTTCCTACTCACGTGATTAATCACGAGCTTTTTCTTATAAAGGgaacatatttttttggtaaaacatAGGATAAAGGaagtattttaaattaaatatattaaaatgattttcttttgactgagaatatattaaatttttttttttgaagcaagagaatatattaaattgattaaaactTGTTTTGACTgagaatatattaaattgattaaaaatgtattcaaaataggaaaaatacttaaatgggtttatatttttataatcaaccatcaatttaattatttttttgttaaattttcgATTCATTTGAGAAAAGGGTCTCGTAATCTAAAGTTTGGTTGTGAGGTAGGTAAATGTTAGGTCAAAAATCATTTCCATCAAAAATCGTTCTCGAGTCTtatcttttcaatttaattcCTAAATTATTTAAAGGGTGTTATCAACCGATGTCTCTGGAGTATtggttaagaaactaaaaatggaaagaaaatacaaaatttgcattgaaaataacattttttaaactttcaaaaagtataatacacaattttcgagataatatttacttttataatttcttaacaaGTGCTCTGTGGCAgttgttaacatttctcttatttaAATATACAAGTACCTCTTAACAAAACTAAAATGTTAAgacaaaattgaagaattttcatATACTTTGGAGATTAAATTGATGAGTTCCATATATTTAAGGATTACTTATCATATTTTTAGTATAATTGATAGGCTAAAATAGTGTGACCGATagtttagagactaaattgatagtttatgagatgtttgtttcaagtttaagATTTACATTCCTATGAATACATGATAGGGAACAAGAATATACacatgtttgttatgagatttagAAATCATTATTCCTCGTAACAAGGTTCCTgagaataaaataatttctcAAAACTTTCAACATTCCCATAAAATTATTCCTCTCCTAAGTTAAATGATAGGAAAGTGGGTTCCCatgaaattttgtgttttttttttaaagaaaataacttttaattttccTAAGAATGTTTAAGAGTGTGCCAagcagttttttattttaaaatatcctGAAATAAAACTTCCGTCTTTATATTCCTTAGTATGTTATTCCTAAGAATATATTTTGAGTCCGTAAACAAACACCTccttaatcatatttttattattccaTGCTCTTCtcgttttaattcatttatttactAGTTAGATATCCCTTGGACTTGGAACCctgtataataaaaaatatatataaatgtaaaattattgattttttttttattgaacttGATTTCGCGTAAGCGTACTGGGTTGTGCCCGTGATCGTTGCACGTTTGTTAGAAGAGTTGATTAGACATTGAATctaattatgttgtttatttgtctttttaacCCGTTTGAGTTGACCTACACTGTGGACTTACCGAGTCAGATTTTATGCCCCAACTTTTATactcatttgttttttattaatttaatttgtgtttgattaaaaaaaaccatGTTTACTTTcatctataacttttttttaacataattgtTCCTTATTAATGAAGAGAGAGTGAAATTGAGAGCAAGATAAAGAGTTAGAAGATAGATGTAGAGAAATAATGAAGGAGATTGCATAATGCAAGTTCAGTTGAATTAACAGAGTGAAAGTGAAGGAAGTAGAGGAATAGAGCAGAgcattttttaagttttttgagtATGTAAAGAGAAAAAGTAGAtatgacaataaaaaaaaatattgaaaatatataataagttgtgaaatattttataaaaatatccTTATATTTGTTAGCGGGTCGAAAAAAATAAGGATTAATAATCCATTTGATGGTTAACAAGTTTGCTTAACAATTTGTATtagagtttttctatcatgtagAAATTTGTATTAATATCCAATAACTGTATGCAGACTTCTAATAACATTATTGCATGCATAAAAAACTCTATCCCCCAGCAGACTTGAAACTTTCAAACAATCTTCTTATCttttacaaaaaatgaaaaatgcaaGTTTTATTAAGGGCTTAGAAAAATCAATTAGCACAAGCTGTGCTAATCAAACCCACTAAAACTCCTGATACACACCTTGATACACAAGTCACCACCACCGGTTATAATTTGCTACAATGCATGATGAATCCCTCCCCAATCCTCCCAATACAAAGCCAGCAGCATCATTGCtgcatataatattataagggaaatgttaatgaGTGCCCCTGGAGCACTCTTTAACAACAACTCAATGAATACACAATACACGACTAATAACCACCTTCTTGATAAACGTGGACACCTATTTCTCCTACACAGATACTGATAATACCATGTTCCATTCCAAAACCACTAAACTAAGCTTTATTTAGTTCTGCACACAAATACCAGTACCACCCCCAGTTCTATACCATATGTTCCTTAGCACAGATCAACCATGCATAATTTCAAAGGAGTGCAGTATCCACCCTTTCAATACACTGCATATTCCTCGTTCTCTGCACTACTTTCTCCCTGACTCATTTCAGAAGATTAGGAtccatttctttccttttcacTCCACACTATCTGTCTGCCACCTATATCGTGCAAACAGACTGGCCCCTGAATCGACACCTTCATTCAACACCGTATACTCTACACTTGATTGTGGTGCAATTTTGTCGGTTATGGTTTTTATCTTATACTGAGAAAAGCTTTCCACGTTAATGTTTATGTTgtctttatttcaaatttctgtttttgtatTGCTATTATTGTTGGAATCGGTTTCATTCAAAAAAGTTGTAGGTCAGATTTTCACAAGAGTTTCTGAATTTTTCATGTTTCGCAAAGTCCTTTGATACCAAGTAccaatatatatgttgttttcatggatTGAAATGAATCTTCTAGATTTGAAGTTTCCAATTATAGatcaaaaaatacaaatttatttttcctcaaaaaaaaatataaatttatttatattggtACAACAGGGCATCCACCCGATTATGATATTTCCAACAATTTTACAATCAGACTAACCAATGGTAAGATCCATACCCTGTAGAGAATAAACTCGGCATCACTCTAATGCACCCAATGAGAACAACATAATCTACTAGCTCCACAAAAAGCTAGTTTCAGAATATACATCTTCACTCAAAGTCTCAAACACAACGTATTTAACAAAATCAGACACCAGTCACACCACACATACTTTAttctacataaataaataacaggAGATCAAACACATGAACCAGTAATGAATCATGAATAACGCAATGAAGATAATTTAGAATGAAAATGTCATGTCCTTTTCTTACTTGGCCTAGTCATAGGGAGTGATATATGGATGAAGCCAAACTTCTTCCTCGGTGCCACAGGCTGCTTTTGATCGCTCTCATGGTCTTTCTCAGCTTTTGGTGAAAGGGTTAGATCTTCCCTCAGTGCTCGAAGCATTTGGCTCAATGCTACCTTTCGCCTTTCAGTATGCTCTTCCATCTCCTTTCTTGCAGCATATCCTTCAGGAACTTGCTTTCTGCTAAGTACATCTCTCATTGAAGTTGTTGGCCTCGAAACAggcttttgattattttttcctgTTGTTGACCTGGTTACATCCGGTAAAGAAGAATCTCGACGAACTCTAGCTTGATTAAACTTGTCAAAGTTAAAAGAGTTATACACTGCTTTCTCCCTTAGATCAACCTCCGGTATCCATATCCGCAGAGCTTCCCTAGCAGCATGTTGTTTTCTATTTGCAGATTCAATTCTGTTTAAAGCATCAGATAAGACTTGTTTGCTTGTTAAAATTTCTTCGGATGCCTCCTCCAGCCTTTTCAAAATAGTCAGCTTAGAAATATTTGTTTCATCAATTTGAAACTTCGAATCTATTACCTTCTTCGGGGTTGAATCCTCAGGCATCATCATAGCCTTGGGGTTTAGAGGAGAGTTTTCTGCTAAAGCAAAAGTGACTTTCCGAGGTTCAGGCCGAGCGAATTCAAATGATCTCTCGGCGCCAGATAGAGCCTTGATTTCAGCAAGAGCAATAGCTTCTGCTGCCTTTGCAGCTTCTTCCATCTTTTTGGCTGCAAGCCACCTCATCTCGGCGGTCTTAACACTAAAACTGTGCTCGTCATACACATATAAGGGATTTGAAACTTCAGATCTTCTTGTCTCAACTATTCTATTGTGCTGCTCATAATCCCAATTGAAATTCCTCGTATTTGCAGGATTATCAAAGGTGAATTCAACATGAGATGATGGTGGACTCAATCTTGCTTGCTCTTGATACACAGATAAGGGCTTTGAAACTTCAGATCTTGTCTCAACCATTCTATTGTGCTGCTCagaatcaaaattgaaattccTCATATTTGCATGATTATCAAAAGTGAATTCCACATTAGATGATGGTGAATTCAATCTTGCTTGCTCTTGTTCCTTCTCTTGAGCAGACACAGCTGCAAACTTTGATGCTAGCTTTTCACGTGTCTTCTCCAGAAAAACTTTctccttcttcatcttttcATTTAAAGATTCAACAGACGATTGTATCGCCTCAAGTTCATTCATAGTATT
It encodes:
- the LOC11408335 gene encoding 5-amino-6-(5-phospho-D-ribitylamino)uracil phosphatase, chloroplastic, producing MNSTTFSNCRATSHSIPLSHPSRLQSSPSPNSMKFKRLGLVKNRLITRCTSGSDEFGCLNGIQLTPNKLFVQEAIGAEYGEGFETFRADGPLKVDVDYLNDKLQDGILQRIRYAMKPDEAYGLIFSWDNVVADTRALKRKAWNQLASEEGKDIPEDADIERLMLNTGADNVLNKHFLSNKDESELDRLKLRFSQIYYDNLLKVERPTEGLKDWLEAVYTARIPCAVVSSLDRKNMVEALQRMGLDKYFQAIVTEEDGMESIAHRFLSAAVKLDRKPSKCVVFEDDPRGVTAAHNCTMMAVALIGAYRAYDLGQADLAVANFSELSVINLRRLFANKGSTFMDLEKQIIDKNPPKRRLGIDTIF
- the LOC11406780 gene encoding WEB family protein At2g40480 isoform X2 — its product is MEMAETRVAGADTESGIRKVNYRAEIDTSPPFESVKEAVTRFGGSGPWIPLYRLGEAFNNFDDFDIKKVEEQAAELEKDLIVKELETLDVLEELGATKRIVEDLKQQLQKEALKLSATPDLNSNEQVGTPVIKEMNKETNGNNVNNNQEQTSHIPSSCSMSSPDMILMDLKQAKVNLGNTMNELEAIQSSVESLNEKMKKEKVFLEKTREKLASKFAAVSAQEKEQEQARLNSPSSNVEFTFDNHANMRNFNFDSEQHNRMVETRSEVSKPLSVYQEQARLSPPSSHVEFTFDNPANTRNFNWDYEQHNRIVETRRSEVSNPLYVYDEHSFSVKTAEMRWLAAKKMEEAAKAAEAIALAEIKALSGAERSFEFARPEPRKVTFALAENSPLNPKAMMMPEDSTPKKVIDSKFQIDETNISKLTILKRLEEASEEILTSKQVLSDALNRIESANRKQHAAREALRIWIPEVDLREKAVYNSFNFDKFNQARVRRDSSLPDVTRSTTGKNNQKPVSRPTTSMRDVLSRKQVPEGYAARKEMEEHTERRKVALSQMLRALREDLTLSPKAEKDHESDQKQPVAPRKKFGFIHISLPMTRPSKKRT
- the LOC11406780 gene encoding WEB family protein At2g40480 isoform X1, producing the protein MEMAETRVAGADTESGIRKVNYRAEIDTSPPFESVKEAVTRFGGSGPWIPLYRLGEAFQNNFDDFDIKKVEEQAAELEKDLIVKELETLDVLEELGATKRIVEDLKQQLQKEALKLSATPDLNSNEQVGTPVIKEMNKETNGNNVNNNQEQTSHIPSSCSMSSPDMILMDLKQAKVNLGNTMNELEAIQSSVESLNEKMKKEKVFLEKTREKLASKFAAVSAQEKEQEQARLNSPSSNVEFTFDNHANMRNFNFDSEQHNRMVETRSEVSKPLSVYQEQARLSPPSSHVEFTFDNPANTRNFNWDYEQHNRIVETRRSEVSNPLYVYDEHSFSVKTAEMRWLAAKKMEEAAKAAEAIALAEIKALSGAERSFEFARPEPRKVTFALAENSPLNPKAMMMPEDSTPKKVIDSKFQIDETNISKLTILKRLEEASEEILTSKQVLSDALNRIESANRKQHAAREALRIWIPEVDLREKAVYNSFNFDKFNQARVRRDSSLPDVTRSTTGKNNQKPVSRPTTSMRDVLSRKQVPEGYAARKEMEEHTERRKVALSQMLRALREDLTLSPKAEKDHESDQKQPVAPRKKFGFIHISLPMTRPSKKRT